One part of the Osmerus mordax isolate fOsmMor3 chromosome 18, fOsmMor3.pri, whole genome shotgun sequence genome encodes these proteins:
- the gsk3aa gene encoding glycogen synthase kinase 3 alpha a — protein MSGSGRPRTSSFAEPQGVSGAAAASAGSAAAVGSSTGKSGVPQASGSSSSGCSNLKLTRDSGKVTTVVATPGQGPDRPQEVSYTDIKVIGNGSFGVVYQARLIDSQEMVAIKKVLQDKRFKNRELQIMRKLDHCNIVRLRYFFYSSGEKKDEVYLNLVLDFVPETVYRVARHFNKAKSIIPIIYVKVYMYQLFRSLAYIHSQGVCHRDIKPQNLLVDPETAILKLCDFGSAKQLIRGEPNVSYICSRYYRAPELIFGATDYTANIDIWSAGCVLAELLLGQPIFPGDSGVDQLVEIIKVLGTPTREQIREMNPNYTEFKFPQIKAHPWTKVFKPRTPPEAIALCSRLLEYTPATRFSPLEACAHTFFDELRQPNARLPSGRDLPLLFNFSTTELSIQPQLNSTLIPPHVRVQTSSSSHDGIGSDGSSQHSSVPGSLNST, from the exons ATGAGCGGCAGCGGGCGGCCCAGAACTAGCTCGTTTGCTGAGCCACAAGGTGTATCAGGAGCCGCCGCAGCATCCGCTGGATCAGCCGCTGCCGTGGGGAGCAGCACAGGAAAGTCCGGGGTCCCGCAGGCCTCGGGGAGCAGCTCGTCGGGATGCTCGAATTTAAAGCTGACCA GAGACAGCGGAAAGGTGACGACAGTGGTCGCCACGCCCGGCCAGGGCCCAGACCGCCCCCAGGAGGTGTCGTACACAGACATCAAGGTGATCGGTAACGGTTCGTTTGGTGTGGTTTACCAGGCACGACTCATTGACAGCCAGGAGATGGTGGCCATTAagaaggtcctgcaggacaAGAGGTTCAAG AACCGAGAACTCCAGATCATGAGGAAGCTAGATCACTGCAACATCGTCAGGCTACGCTACTTCTTCTATTCCAGTGGTGAAAAG aAGGATGAGGTATACCTTAACCTGGTGCTGGACTTCGTCCCAGAGACTGTGTACAGAGTGGCCCGCcacttcaacaaggccaagagcATCATTCCTATTATTTACGTCAAG gtgtACATGTACCAGCTCTTCCGTAGCCTGGCCTACATCCACTCCCAGGGCGTGTGTCACCGAGATATCAAGCCCCAGAACCTGCTAGTGGATCCAGAGACAGCCATTCTCAAGCTCTGTGACTTTGGCAG TGCCAAGCAGCTGATCCGTGGGGAGCCTAATGTGTCATACATCTGCTCGCGGTACTACCGCGCCCCGGAGCTCATCTTCGGGGCCACTGACTACACGGCCAACATAGACATCTGGTCGGCAGGCTGCGTGCTGGCAGAGCTGCTGCTGGGACAGCCCATCTTCCCCGGAGACAGCGGTGTGGACCAGCTAGTGGAGATCATCAAG GTTCTGGGGACCCCGACCAGAGAGCAGATCCGAGAGATGAACCCCAACTACACAGAGTTCAAGTTCCCCCAGATCAAGGCCCACCCCTGGACCAAG GTGTTTAAGCCTCGCACCCCTCCCGAGGCCATCGCCCTGTGCTCCCGCCTGCTGGAGTACACCCCCGCCACGCGCTTCTCCCCCCTCGAAGCCTGCGCGCACACCTTCTTTGATGAACTCCGCCAGCCCAACGCCCGTCTGCCCAGCGGGCGAGACCTGCCCCTGCTCTTCAACTTCAGCACCACCG AGCTGTCCATCCAGCCCCAGCTCAactccaccctcatccctcctcacgtCCGCGTtcagacctcctcctcctctcacg ATGGGATTGGTTCTGATGGCTCGTCTCAACATAGCTCTGTACCCGGCTCCCTCAACAGCACCTGA
- the LOC136961972 gene encoding ladderlectin-like has protein sequence MAKLTIPFLLCAAFVLSGAIEPTLESAEVQQQDLPLGQMDEDGNPPSLLDTEEELMSDELEGPGEEEEMAEAQRCPKKLPSGWARYGRRNYLYVSRPKQWVDAERYCLQLKGNLASVHSLGEQRFLQRLVLSRTRSYPWTWIGGTDAVRNRLWLWSDGSMFNFQYWATREPNNHGRREPCIHINYSGTKKWNDLYCEKKLGFICAK, from the exons ATGGCGAAGTTGACCATTCCTTTTCTTCTATGTGCTGCCTTCGTCTTGAGTGGTGCAATAG AGCCCACACTGGAGTCTGCTGAAGTGCAGCAGCAGGACCTTCCTCTGG GACAAATGGATGAGGATGGAAACCCACCGTCTCTCCTCGATACAGAGGAGGAGCTGATGAGTGACGAGTTGGAAGGGcccggggaggaagaggaaatggcCGAGGCGCAAAGATGTCCTAAAAAGCTACCCTCAGGATGGGCCAGATACGGGAGACGCAATTACCTGTATGTGTCCCGACCAAAACAATGGGTTGATGCAGAG CGGTACTGTTTGCAGTTAAAAGGGAATCTTGCCTCCGTGCACAGCTTGGGGGAACAAAGATTCCTCCAGAGATTGGTCCTAAGCAGGACTCGTAGCTACCCGTGGACTTGGATTGGGGGGACAGATGCTGTTAGG AACCGACTGTGGTTGTGGAGCGATGGATCCATGTTTAACTTCCAATACTGGGCCACTAGGGAGCCCAACAATCACGGTCGACGGGAGCCATGTATCCATATCAACTATAGCG GTACAAAGAAATGGAATGATCTATATTGCGAGAAAAAGCTTGGCTTTATCTGCGCCAAATGA
- the LOC136961971 gene encoding natterin-3-like, protein MAKLTILFLLCAAFVLSGAIEPTLESAEVQQQDLPLVPMLNPQLEGSVPPPLSQGPVQGPLTPADFDNQQLEMLSSFGDNVNLQWLKWNGRLPNGAVSIVNSYVRRIDYVCKYGCVSGFYTPSKGPYCHYPYGDKEYKISNFELLVNKDNFEFLEWKRGSYGSVPKNAVRTCSWVSTYVGKNKYGLGKVEPKHQAFFLPWEGREYWYKSYEVLAINKDYYTQSISNVVYAIIKAKMFKQPPETMRRSRVTNNGCQTVVKKVTISKTTKVEESWNIGRSTKVGIKTSFTTKIPIINIGVGLELSREKTFQSSKGTTIMNEQKHTVSVELKVPPNHFCMVRMEGHKMTANVPYTALLSRTYRNGGTRKTYISGKYDGAQTSEVRAVIDRCKPVPHAKACPCETLMF, encoded by the exons ATGGCGAAGTTGACCATTCTTTTTCTTCTATGTGCTGCCTTCGTCTTGAGTGGTGCAATAG AGCCCACACTGGAGTCTGCTGAAGTGCAGCAGCAGGACCTTCCTCTGG TGCCGATGTTGAACCCACAGCTGGAAGGCAGTGTCCCCCCTCCTCTAAGTCAGGGTCCTGTCCAAGGCCCTCTGACACCTGCCGACTTTGACAACCAACAGCTCGAGATGTTGTCCTCGTTCGGGGACAACGTCAACCTGCAGTGGCTGAAATGGAACGGCCGGCTCCCCAACGGAGCTGTGAGTATCGTCAACAGCTACGTTAGACGAATCGACTACGTTTGCAAATacggctgtgtgtctgggttttACACCCCTAGTAAAGGCCCCTACTGCCACTACCCCTATGGCGATAAAGAGTACAAGATCAGTAACTTTGAACTGCTGGTCAACAAAGACAACTTTGAGTTCCTGGAGTGGAAACGAGGCTCTTATGGTTCCGTGCCCAAAAATGCTGTTAGGACCTGCTCCTGGGTGAGCACCTACGTGGGTAAGAACAAGTACGGCCTGGGTAAGGTGGAACCAAAGCACCAGGCCTTCTTCCTGCCCTGGGAGGGACGTGAGTACTGGTACAAGAGCTACGAGGTCCTGGCCATCAACAAAGACTACTACACCCAGTCCATCTCCAACGTGGTGTACGCCATCATCAAGGCAAAGATGTTCAAACAACCACCTGAAACCATGCGCAGGTCCCGGGTAACCAACAACGGGTGCCAGACTGTGGTCAAGAAGGTAACCATCTCAAAGACCACGAAGGTGGAGGAATCCTGGAACATCGGCCGCTCCACCAAGGTGGGCATCAAAACGAGCTTCACCACCAAGATCCCCATCATCAACATTGGGGTCGGCTTGGAGCTCAGCAGAGAGAAGACCTTCCAGTCCTCCAAGGGCACCACCATAATGAACGAGCAGAAACACACCGTGTCCGTGGAGCTGAAGGTCCCCCCCAACCACTTCTGCATGGTCCGCATGGAAGGTCACAAGATGACCGCCAACGTCCCCTACACAGCCCTTCTCAGCCGCACCTACAGGAATGGAGGGACCCGTAAGACGTACATCTCTGGCAAGTACGACGGCGCGCAGACGAGCGAGGTCCGAGCAGTCATTGACCGCTGCAAGCCGGTGCCACATGCCAAGGCCTGCCCCTGCGAGACTCTGATGTTTTAA